In one window of Meiothermus sp. DNA:
- a CDS encoding extracellular solute-binding protein, which yields MKRWWVAGLALAALGVASAQTVVRLQGFGGNDTAIISSLVREVVNPALQKDNIRAEYQGVEGDYRAALLNALSAGTAADLFYVDIFWSEPLFASGRVEPLNKYFSPQELGVFNRNLLNAFTLKGNVYGLPKDFNTLAVQYNRDLFDEAKVPYPNQTDTWDTFKDKLKRVQATVKDVAGLCVVADHARFGAFAYATGWRPFNAQGRTVLDANFRRAFEWYTSLVKDGAGKYAQDLGEGWTGGCFGAERAAVAIEGAWIGGFLRDKAPNMRYGTTLIPLDPVTKQRGNFIFTVSWSMNAASRNKEAAAKVLRALTSPEAQNWILSRGLALPSRSALANSPIFQRPGKENELNRVVFQGSTSVGGAVLPFKFGALDGGEWMRPINEALLAVITGKKSVDQALADAQAELNRLVR from the coding sequence ATGAAGCGATGGTGGGTAGCAGGTCTGGCTTTAGCCGCGTTGGGCGTGGCCTCGGCGCAAACGGTGGTACGGTTGCAAGGCTTTGGTGGCAACGATACAGCCATTATCAGCAGCCTGGTTCGGGAAGTGGTTAATCCGGCGCTCCAAAAGGACAACATCCGCGCCGAATACCAGGGGGTAGAAGGCGATTATCGCGCAGCGCTCTTGAACGCGCTCTCGGCGGGTACTGCCGCAGACTTGTTTTACGTGGATATCTTCTGGTCGGAGCCGCTGTTTGCTTCGGGCCGGGTGGAGCCTTTGAATAAATACTTCTCGCCACAAGAGCTAGGGGTCTTCAACCGCAACCTCCTGAACGCCTTCACCCTCAAGGGTAATGTCTATGGTTTGCCCAAGGACTTCAACACCCTGGCGGTGCAGTATAACCGCGACCTCTTTGACGAGGCCAAGGTACCCTACCCCAACCAGACCGACACCTGGGACACCTTCAAGGACAAACTCAAGCGGGTGCAAGCTACAGTCAAGGATGTGGCAGGGCTTTGCGTGGTGGCCGACCACGCCCGCTTCGGCGCCTTCGCCTATGCGACCGGCTGGCGGCCCTTCAATGCCCAGGGGCGTACCGTACTGGATGCCAACTTCCGCCGGGCCTTTGAGTGGTATACCAGCCTGGTAAAAGATGGAGCCGGTAAATATGCCCAGGATCTGGGCGAGGGTTGGACCGGCGGCTGCTTTGGCGCCGAGCGGGCCGCGGTAGCTATCGAGGGAGCCTGGATTGGGGGCTTCCTGCGCGACAAGGCGCCCAACATGCGCTACGGTACCACGCTCATTCCTCTCGACCCGGTAACCAAGCAGCGGGGCAACTTCATCTTCACCGTTTCCTGGAGCATGAACGCCGCCTCACGCAACAAGGAGGCCGCCGCCAAGGTACTACGGGCGCTTACCAGCCCCGAGGCCCAGAACTGGATTCTCTCCCGTGGCCTGGCCCTGCCCAGCCGCAGCGCTCTGGCCAACAGCCCCATCTTCCAGCGCCCCGGTAAGGAAAACGAGCTGAACCGGGTGGTCTTCCAGGGGTCGACCAGCGTGGGTGGAGCGGTGCTACCCTTCAAGTTTGGTGCACTAGACGGTGGCGAGTGGATGCGGCCCATCAACGAAGCCTTGCTGGCGGTGATCACCGGCAAGAAGTCGGTTGACCAGGCCCTGGCCGATGCCCAGGCCGAGCTCAACCGCTTGGTGCGATAA
- a CDS encoding LacI family DNA-binding transcriptional regulator, with protein MDNRRMPTIGDVARLAGVSTGTVSRVLNQRAGVHPQTRERVLEVMERLGYVPMQAARELTGRSDTVGILLAPGVRRYIPYFVLLFEHLTEALWREGMRLEETPTDAAGLPLKPARGYILLGAHDHDPRLEALQNAQTPHVLIGVYPGAYWVAPDDEGGAYAATRHLLELGHREIAHLTGQPQQQVGRERLLGYRKALEAYNIPFQPHLVLDGDFSTLTAYRVLRKAWEQGLRFTGLFAASDEMAMGAAAALEDLGLRIPQDVSLVGFDDLPEIGTAITTVRQDIGQVARAAVRLLKESLAGGTPHGMRVPVQMVLRGTTSLREVKTA; from the coding sequence ATGGACAATCGCCGGATGCCCACCATTGGAGATGTCGCCCGCCTGGCAGGGGTTTCAACCGGGACGGTGAGCCGGGTTCTGAACCAGCGCGCTGGGGTACACCCACAAACCCGTGAGCGGGTACTCGAGGTGATGGAGCGGCTGGGGTATGTGCCCATGCAGGCCGCCCGCGAACTGACCGGACGCAGCGATACGGTGGGGATTTTATTGGCTCCAGGCGTGCGGCGCTATATTCCCTATTTCGTCTTGCTGTTTGAACACCTGACAGAGGCTCTTTGGCGCGAGGGGATGCGTCTGGAGGAGACCCCTACCGATGCAGCCGGACTGCCCCTGAAGCCCGCCAGAGGTTATATTCTTCTGGGGGCGCACGATCACGACCCACGCCTGGAAGCCTTACAAAACGCCCAAACCCCCCACGTGCTGATTGGGGTCTATCCCGGCGCTTACTGGGTAGCCCCAGACGACGAAGGAGGGGCTTATGCTGCTACCAGGCACCTGCTCGAGCTCGGCCACCGGGAGATTGCCCACCTCACCGGTCAGCCCCAGCAGCAGGTGGGGCGCGAGCGATTGCTGGGCTACCGCAAGGCGCTGGAAGCCTATAACATTCCCTTTCAACCGCATCTCGTGCTGGATGGCGACTTCTCTACTCTTACGGCTTACCGGGTTCTGCGTAAAGCCTGGGAGCAAGGGCTGCGCTTTACGGGCTTGTTTGCCGCCTCCGACGAGATGGCCATGGGTGCTGCGGCAGCCCTGGAAGATCTGGGTCTGCGAATTCCTCAAGACGTTTCGCTGGTGGGGTTCGACGACCTGCCGGAGATAGGCACCGCCATCACTACGGTGCGCCAGGATATCGGGCAGGTTGCCAGGGCTGCGGTTCGGTTGCTCAAAGAATCGCTGGCCGGAGGTACCCCGCATGGGATGCGGGTGCCGGTGCAAATGGTGCTTCGGGGCACCACCAGCCTGCGGGAGGTGAAAACCGCCTGA
- a CDS encoding glucose-1-phosphate thymidylyltransferase has protein sequence MKGLILAAGRGTRLRPLTHTRPKPVIRLGGKPIIYYAVENLFEAGITEVGVVVSPDTQEDIRQALKDFPGVHLTYIVQEHALGIAHAVGTAKEWLGQSPFVLYLGDNLFQQGIKPFVEAFKPGVGAVIALVRVPDPRQFGVAVLEQGRIVKLLEKPKDPPSNLAVAGVYVFSPTIMEIIANLKPSARGEYEITDAIQALMDQGHTVLGQEIAGWWKDTGRPADLLDANRLLLVEQKSPTPVVEGHVHDSQITGRVVIEKGAVVKNSTVLGPVHIAQNAMIEGAYIGPFTSVGPNAIVRQAEVEFSILEDGAVVEDVPLRLHECILGVGARVTRRNGLPKAHKLVLGDLSSLELA, from the coding sequence ATGAAAGGATTGATTCTCGCTGCCGGACGCGGCACCAGGCTACGTCCCCTTACCCATACCCGGCCCAAACCGGTCATTCGGCTGGGTGGTAAACCCATCATTTACTACGCCGTGGAAAACCTCTTCGAAGCAGGCATTACCGAGGTGGGGGTGGTGGTCTCACCGGATACCCAGGAAGACATTCGGCAAGCCCTCAAAGATTTCCCAGGCGTTCACCTTACCTACATCGTGCAAGAACACGCCCTGGGTATTGCCCATGCGGTGGGCACCGCCAAGGAATGGTTGGGCCAGAGCCCCTTTGTGCTCTATCTGGGCGACAACCTATTCCAGCAGGGAATCAAGCCTTTTGTCGAGGCCTTCAAACCCGGTGTGGGGGCGGTAATTGCCCTGGTGCGGGTGCCCGATCCCCGGCAGTTTGGGGTGGCGGTGTTGGAGCAGGGGCGGATTGTCAAGCTGCTCGAGAAACCCAAAGACCCGCCTTCCAATCTGGCCGTAGCGGGGGTGTACGTATTTAGTCCGACCATCATGGAGATTATCGCCAACCTCAAGCCCAGCGCCCGTGGCGAGTATGAAATCACCGACGCCATCCAGGCCCTGATGGATCAGGGTCATACCGTACTGGGACAAGAAATTGCCGGCTGGTGGAAAGACACCGGGCGCCCCGCCGACCTGCTTGATGCCAACCGGCTCTTGCTGGTGGAGCAAAAAAGCCCCACCCCGGTTGTGGAGGGGCACGTACACGACAGCCAGATCACCGGACGGGTGGTGATCGAGAAAGGAGCGGTGGTCAAGAACAGCACCGTGTTGGGCCCGGTGCACATCGCCCAGAATGCCATGATTGAGGGGGCCTATATTGGCCCGTTCACCTCGGTGGGGCCAAATGCCATCGTGCGGCAAGCCGAGGTGGAGTTTTCCATTTTGGAAGATGGCGCGGTAGTAGAAGACGTGCCTTTGCGGCTTCACGAGTGCATTTTGGGGGTGGGCGCCAGGGTAACCAGGCGCAACGGCCTGCCCAAGGCCCACAAGCTGGTGCTGGGCGATTTGAGCAGCCTCGAGCTGGCCTGA
- a CDS encoding LysM peptidoglycan-binding domain-containing protein: protein MWPFGKSLSARVQDAINQWPPLQGLGLNIQEQGGNIRITGAVPRQPHLSLLQATVEGVKGVKSVDLSGVIVAQQEVSEAAIAAEEEAIRKATEASKLAKKVLATLEANGELKDDPIAVLQKGTGVVLKGAVDSQHEYNLAVQLAKQAGATEVDASELQIVEGAKARFAAEQGGVNIPDEWYTVQPGDTLSGIALKFYGDASRESYMKIAKANNIANPDLIRVGQKLQIPR from the coding sequence ATGTGGCCGTTTGGAAAGTCATTGTCTGCTCGAGTTCAGGACGCCATCAACCAGTGGCCCCCACTCCAGGGGCTGGGGCTCAACATTCAAGAACAAGGAGGCAATATTCGTATCACCGGGGCGGTTCCCCGTCAGCCCCACCTGTCCCTTCTGCAAGCCACAGTTGAGGGGGTTAAGGGGGTCAAATCGGTGGACTTGAGCGGTGTTATCGTGGCGCAGCAAGAGGTCTCCGAGGCCGCCATTGCCGCCGAAGAGGAAGCCATCCGCAAAGCCACCGAGGCCAGCAAGCTGGCCAAAAAAGTGCTGGCCACCCTGGAAGCCAACGGTGAACTCAAGGATGACCCCATCGCGGTGTTGCAAAAGGGCACTGGGGTTGTGCTTAAGGGTGCGGTGGACAGCCAGCACGAGTACAACTTGGCGGTTCAACTAGCCAAGCAAGCCGGCGCCACCGAGGTTGACGCTAGCGAACTGCAAATTGTGGAAGGTGCTAAGGCCAGGTTCGCCGCCGAGCAGGGCGGGGTCAACATCCCCGACGAATGGTACACCGTGCAACCCGGTGATACCCTCTCGGGCATTGCACTGAAGTTTTATGGCGATGCCTCCCGCGAGAGCTACATGAAGATTGCCAAGGCCAACAACATCGCCAACCCCGACCTGATCCGGGTGGGCCAGAAGCTACAAATCCCGCGCTAG
- a CDS encoding metallopeptidase family protein: MTYETFVETAERLWEEIPAEYKRGLHGLHVLEHLKPDPDEPDLLRLGEYYDPGYPSVLGGHAGIGRHIALFYGSFAALAAADPAFDWEGEIWETLLHELRHHLESLAWRDDLVQEDMQNLRRYREGR; the protein is encoded by the coding sequence ATGACCTACGAGACCTTTGTCGAGACCGCCGAGCGACTGTGGGAGGAAATACCCGCCGAGTATAAGCGTGGCCTGCACGGCCTTCATGTGCTGGAGCACCTCAAGCCCGATCCCGACGAGCCCGACCTGTTGCGCCTGGGTGAATACTACGATCCCGGCTATCCCTCGGTGCTGGGAGGCCATGCAGGCATAGGCCGGCATATTGCCCTGTTTTATGGCTCTTTTGCAGCGCTGGCTGCCGCAGACCCCGCGTTTGACTGGGAGGGTGAAATCTGGGAGACCCTGCTGCATGAGTTGCGCCACCATCTGGAGTCGCTGGCCTGGCGGGACGACCTTGTACAAGAGGATATGCAGAACCTGCGGCGCTATCGGGAAGGGCGCTAA
- the pheS gene encoding phenylalanine--tRNA ligase subunit alpha → MNIEAALDEIGKASTLEHLQGLKVKYLGKNGLVTQEMKTLGRLSPEERREKGRVLNERKQILESALEAREAQLKELALQARLLQESLDVSLPGYAFPSGGLHITSLILQELVGIFRKQGFSVVEGPEVESEFFNFDAINMPEWHPARDMQDTFWVELSRRSADTHAGEEGPEGGFTIRGPFGEDVNGLGGAVLRTHTSGMQIRYMIQHTPPFRIVVPGRVFRYEQTDASHEAMFHQLEGLVVGPHITMADLKGAISELARGLFGEEGKARFQPTYFPFVEPGVQFAMWWPERQKWLELGGAGMVHPYLFKAVDDYRERQGLPRAYEGMTGWAFGMGVERLALLRYGIPDIRYFYQNRLSFLRQFRG, encoded by the coding sequence ATGAACATTGAAGCAGCACTGGATGAAATCGGCAAGGCGTCCACTTTGGAGCACCTGCAGGGCCTGAAGGTAAAGTATCTGGGTAAGAACGGCCTGGTCACGCAGGAAATGAAAACCCTGGGTCGGCTATCCCCGGAAGAGCGTCGGGAAAAAGGTCGGGTGCTCAACGAGCGGAAACAGATCCTGGAAAGCGCCCTGGAAGCGCGCGAAGCCCAGCTCAAGGAACTGGCCCTACAGGCGAGGCTTCTGCAGGAGTCGCTAGACGTTTCGCTCCCCGGCTATGCCTTTCCTTCGGGGGGGCTGCACATCACCAGCCTGATTTTGCAGGAGCTGGTGGGCATCTTTCGCAAGCAGGGCTTTAGCGTGGTGGAGGGCCCGGAGGTCGAGAGTGAGTTCTTCAACTTCGACGCCATCAACATGCCTGAGTGGCACCCTGCACGGGACATGCAGGATACCTTCTGGGTGGAGCTTAGCCGCCGGTCAGCGGACACCCACGCCGGGGAAGAAGGCCCTGAGGGAGGCTTCACCATCCGGGGCCCTTTTGGCGAGGACGTCAACGGCCTGGGAGGGGCGGTGCTGCGTACCCACACCTCGGGAATGCAGATTCGCTACATGATCCAGCACACCCCGCCCTTTCGGATTGTGGTGCCGGGGCGGGTCTTTCGCTACGAGCAGACCGACGCTTCCCACGAGGCCATGTTCCACCAGCTCGAGGGCCTGGTGGTGGGGCCCCACATCACCATGGCCGACCTCAAAGGGGCCATCAGCGAGCTGGCCCGGGGGCTTTTTGGCGAGGAGGGCAAGGCCCGCTTCCAGCCAACCTACTTTCCCTTTGTGGAGCCGGGGGTGCAGTTTGCCATGTGGTGGCCCGAGCGGCAAAAGTGGCTCGAGCTCGGCGGGGCGGGCATGGTACACCCCTACTTGTTCAAGGCCGTGGACGACTACCGTGAACGGCAGGGCCTGCCCAGGGCCTACGAGGGCATGACCGGCTGGGCTTTCGGGATGGGGGTCGAGCGGCTGGCCTTGCTGCGCTATGGAATTCCAGACATTCGCTACTTCTACCAGAACCGCCTGAGCTTTTTGCGGCAGTTTAGAGGTTAG
- the pheT gene encoding phenylalanine--tRNA ligase subunit beta: MKIVRSWLKEFLPDAPGSERLEELLAGLGLETESISQLTPPHRKVVFARVLEVQKLEGKEVRRLVLDIGQEVQVVSGAPNAKAGMAVALALPGAVLPDGTELGARKIAGLESYGMALSAKELGVGEYAGGLLEFAPDALPPGTPLAEVWGPDEVIEVEITPNRPDWLSVYGVARDLAALGLTLVRPSPKPQTTPLALPFGVWIEDTEGCDRFTLSYARGVKVGPSPLEVQRRLYAAGMRPISNVVDATNYTMLELGNPMHAYDAAFIREGLVVRRARPGEKLITLDGVERILDERDLLITVKEGQETRPAGLAGVMGGLEDEIRDTTTAVALEVAHFHPVRVRRTARRQGLKTEASYRFERGVDPDGPPLAAERFMELLQAWGGEGVEVAHERLDLNHTRPPKPIAFRPSYACKLVGMDYPQATQRQVLQRLGCTVQPTAQEEVWEVIPPSHRVDLTIEEDLVEEVARIVGYDQIPITLPSFFPHPDNLGVDAPYEATLRLKQVMAGLGFQEVLNYAWSSPQECELMRAPAPTVFMHNPQTPDRTALRTALYPGLLKNLQTALAQAEEGPFLLFEVGNVFNQTETPHIAALLCGDPVPGLWQKGLQSSFFALKGLLETAARNLGSLVRVEQETVPHLHPGISGAVYWNEQKVGHIGALHPAIAAALELPELFLFELTLPLSKGSSTFTDLAKYPASMRDLAVVVPESTPFAEVQGLIRASAGAHLEKLEIFDVYKGKPLEEGQKSLAFHLTFRHEGRTLTDLETDSFMQAIIAALEQHGFSIRR, translated from the coding sequence ATGAAAATTGTGCGTAGCTGGCTCAAAGAATTTCTGCCCGACGCGCCCGGTAGCGAGCGCCTGGAAGAGCTTTTGGCCGGGCTGGGCCTCGAGACCGAATCCATCAGCCAACTGACACCTCCCCACCGTAAAGTGGTGTTTGCGCGCGTGCTGGAGGTGCAAAAGCTTGAGGGCAAAGAAGTCCGTAGGCTCGTGCTGGACATCGGACAGGAGGTGCAGGTGGTCTCGGGTGCGCCCAACGCCAAAGCCGGAATGGCGGTGGCGCTGGCGCTGCCCGGGGCGGTGCTGCCCGACGGAACCGAGCTGGGGGCGCGTAAAATTGCGGGCCTCGAGTCTTACGGCATGGCCCTATCGGCCAAGGAGCTGGGGGTGGGCGAGTATGCGGGGGGCTTGCTGGAGTTCGCCCCCGATGCTTTACCCCCTGGAACCCCTCTGGCCGAGGTCTGGGGCCCCGACGAGGTCATCGAGGTCGAGATTACCCCCAACCGCCCGGACTGGCTCTCGGTATACGGGGTGGCCCGCGACCTGGCCGCTTTGGGTCTGACCCTGGTGCGGCCCAGCCCTAAGCCCCAGACCACCCCTTTGGCCCTACCCTTTGGGGTCTGGATTGAAGATACCGAGGGCTGCGACCGCTTCACCCTGTCTTATGCCCGGGGGGTCAAGGTGGGCCCCAGCCCGCTAGAGGTGCAGCGCCGCCTCTACGCCGCCGGGATGCGCCCCATCTCCAACGTGGTGGACGCCACCAACTACACCATGCTCGAGCTGGGCAACCCCATGCACGCCTACGACGCCGCTTTCATCCGGGAAGGGCTGGTGGTGCGCCGGGCGCGCCCGGGCGAAAAGCTGATCACGCTGGATGGGGTGGAGCGCATCCTGGACGAGCGCGACCTGCTCATCACCGTCAAGGAAGGCCAGGAGACCCGCCCCGCCGGACTGGCCGGGGTAATGGGGGGCCTCGAGGACGAAATCCGCGATACCACCACTGCGGTGGCCCTCGAGGTGGCCCACTTCCACCCCGTGCGGGTGCGCCGCACCGCCAGGCGCCAGGGCCTCAAGACCGAGGCCTCCTACCGCTTCGAGCGCGGGGTAGACCCCGACGGGCCGCCTCTGGCCGCCGAGCGCTTCATGGAGCTTCTGCAAGCCTGGGGGGGCGAGGGGGTCGAGGTCGCCCACGAACGCCTGGACCTCAACCACACCCGGCCCCCAAAGCCCATCGCTTTTCGCCCCAGCTATGCCTGCAAGCTCGTAGGGATGGACTACCCCCAGGCCACCCAGCGCCAGGTGCTCCAGCGTCTGGGCTGCACCGTGCAGCCCACCGCCCAGGAGGAGGTCTGGGAGGTCATACCGCCCAGCCACCGGGTAGACCTCACCATCGAGGAAGATCTGGTGGAAGAGGTGGCCCGCATCGTGGGCTACGACCAGATTCCTATCACCCTGCCCAGCTTCTTCCCCCACCCCGACAACCTGGGCGTAGACGCCCCTTACGAAGCCACCCTTCGGCTCAAGCAGGTGATGGCCGGGCTGGGTTTCCAGGAAGTGTTGAACTACGCCTGGTCGTCGCCGCAGGAGTGCGAGCTAATGCGGGCACCGGCCCCCACGGTCTTTATGCACAACCCCCAGACCCCAGACCGCACCGCCCTGCGCACGGCCCTTTACCCCGGCCTGCTCAAAAACCTGCAAACCGCGCTGGCCCAGGCCGAAGAGGGCCCCTTCCTGCTCTTCGAGGTGGGCAACGTGTTCAACCAGACCGAAACCCCCCACATCGCAGCCCTGCTGTGCGGCGACCCGGTGCCGGGGCTATGGCAGAAGGGCCTGCAAAGCAGTTTCTTTGCTCTCAAGGGGCTCCTCGAGACCGCCGCGCGCAACCTGGGCAGTCTGGTGCGGGTCGAACAGGAGACTGTGCCCCACCTGCACCCAGGCATCAGCGGGGCGGTCTACTGGAACGAGCAGAAGGTGGGGCATATCGGCGCCCTGCACCCGGCCATTGCCGCTGCCCTGGAACTACCCGAATTGTTCCTATTCGAGCTCACCCTTCCGTTGAGCAAAGGCTCGAGCACCTTTACCGATCTTGCCAAGTACCCCGCTTCCATGCGCGATCTGGCGGTGGTGGTGCCGGAATCTACCCCCTTTGCCGAAGTTCAGGGTCTGATTCGCGCCAGCGCGGGCGCGCACCTGGAAAAGCTCGAGATTTTCGATGTTTACAAAGGCAAACCGCTCGAGGAGGGCCAGAAGAGCCTGGCTTTCCACCTGACCTTCCGCCACGAGGGGCGCACCCTGACCGACCTCGAGACCGACAGCTTCATGCAAGCCATTATTGCTGCTTTGGAGCAACATGGTTTTTCCATCCGCCGTTAG
- a CDS encoding viroplasmin family protein, producing MAQGKSKSKYYVVWKGRKTGIFSFWPEAEAQVRGFAGAQFKAFDSLDEARRAFAGEYDHYKGRKANQGRLLELPPPITPSYCVDAACSGNPGLLEYRCVDTATGKEIFYRGPFAQGTNNVGEFLAIVEALMLCKEKGYPWPIYSDSVNAIAWVKAKKARTHLKRTPQNAVLFERIAWAEDWLRSNTYCTPILKWQTESWGENPADFGRK from the coding sequence ATGGCCCAAGGGAAGAGCAAAAGCAAGTATTACGTGGTCTGGAAAGGCCGCAAAACCGGAATTTTCTCTTTTTGGCCCGAAGCCGAGGCGCAGGTTAGGGGTTTTGCAGGGGCCCAGTTCAAGGCTTTTGACAGTCTGGACGAGGCTCGGCGGGCTTTTGCTGGAGAATACGACCACTACAAAGGTCGGAAAGCCAATCAGGGCAGGCTATTGGAGCTACCTCCACCGATCACCCCCAGCTACTGTGTGGATGCGGCCTGCAGCGGCAATCCGGGGCTGCTCGAGTACCGCTGTGTGGATACTGCCACGGGGAAGGAAATTTTTTACCGGGGGCCTTTCGCCCAGGGTACCAACAATGTGGGCGAGTTTTTGGCCATTGTGGAGGCCCTGATGCTATGTAAGGAAAAGGGTTACCCCTGGCCTATTTACTCGGACTCGGTGAATGCCATCGCCTGGGTAAAGGCCAAAAAAGCCCGCACCCACCTAAAACGCACCCCGCAAAACGCGGTCTTGTTCGAGCGCATCGCCTGGGCCGAGGACTGGTTGCGCTCCAATACCTACTGCACCCCGATTCTCAAATGGCAGACCGAGAGCTGGGGCGAAAACCCCGCCGATTTTGGGCGTAAATAG
- the msrA gene encoding peptide-methionine (S)-S-oxide reductase MsrA, translating to MGQNLEVATLGGGCFWCLEAVYDELKGVVDVVSGYSGGHVPNPTYEQVCSQQTGHAEVVQVTFDPSQISYREILEIFFTIHDPTTPNRQGNDVGPQYRSVIFYHSPTQKEVAEEVMQAFTKAGVWENPLVTELVAFDKFYPAEDYHQEYFKRNPYQPYCAFVVGPKVAKFRKQYFERLKKNSVAG from the coding sequence ATGGGTCAAAACCTGGAAGTCGCTACCCTGGGAGGCGGATGTTTTTGGTGTTTGGAAGCAGTCTATGATGAACTAAAGGGCGTAGTGGATGTGGTCTCGGGCTATTCCGGGGGGCACGTGCCCAACCCCACCTACGAACAGGTGTGCAGCCAGCAGACCGGCCACGCCGAGGTAGTACAGGTGACCTTTGACCCCAGCCAGATTTCGTACCGGGAAATTCTGGAAATCTTCTTCACCATTCACGACCCCACCACCCCAAACCGCCAGGGCAACGATGTGGGACCTCAGTACCGTTCGGTCATTTTCTACCACTCGCCTACGCAAAAAGAGGTGGCCGAGGAGGTGATGCAGGCTTTTACCAAAGCCGGAGTTTGGGAGAATCCCCTCGTGACCGAGCTGGTGGCTTTCGACAAGTTCTATCCCGCTGAGGACTATCACCAGGAATACTTCAAGCGTAACCCCTACCAGCCCTACTGTGCGTTTGTGGTCGGCCCCAAGGTAGCCAAGTTTCGCAAGCAGTACTTTGAGCGGCTCAAAAAGAACTCGGTGGCCGGGTAG
- the pfkA gene encoding 6-phosphofructokinase, with product MKRIAVFTSGGDAPGMNAAIRAVVRSGVAHGLEVIGIRSGYQGMIEGDFVPMGPRDVANTLQRGGTILLTARSKEFMTPEGRSKAAENLKKAGIDGVIAIGGNGTYAGAAKLQAEHHIPVVGAPGTIDNDLYGTDYTIGFDTAVNTALDAIDRIRDTAASHSRVFFIEVMGRHAGFIALEVGIAGGAEVVVIPEIPTDAQACAEVINKSAEKGKRSSIVVVAEGGYEGGAEQLARDVRQYSGFEGRVTVLGHIQRGGSPTAKDRVLASRLGAACVEALLSGASGVAIGEVNDEIRLTPFKEAIEKRKDINHKKYELARVLAL from the coding sequence ATGAAACGAATTGCGGTTTTTACCAGTGGAGGCGATGCACCCGGCATGAATGCGGCTATTCGCGCGGTGGTGCGCTCTGGTGTGGCCCACGGCCTGGAAGTGATCGGCATCCGCAGTGGCTACCAGGGCATGATCGAGGGCGATTTTGTACCGATGGGGCCGCGGGATGTGGCCAATACCCTGCAACGGGGGGGTACCATTTTGCTCACGGCCCGCAGCAAGGAATTTATGACCCCCGAAGGTCGGTCCAAGGCTGCGGAAAATCTGAAAAAAGCTGGAATCGATGGGGTGATTGCCATTGGTGGTAACGGAACCTATGCCGGGGCGGCCAAACTCCAGGCGGAGCATCACATTCCGGTGGTGGGCGCACCGGGGACCATAGACAACGACCTCTACGGCACCGACTACACCATCGGTTTCGATACGGCGGTGAACACTGCTCTGGACGCTATCGATCGCATCCGCGATACTGCTGCCAGTCACTCGAGGGTCTTTTTCATCGAGGTCATGGGCCGCCATGCGGGCTTTATTGCGCTCGAGGTGGGGATTGCCGGAGGGGCGGAGGTAGTGGTGATTCCCGAAATACCCACCGACGCCCAGGCCTGCGCCGAGGTAATTAACAAGTCGGCGGAAAAGGGCAAGCGCTCCTCCATTGTGGTGGTGGCTGAAGGGGGCTACGAGGGCGGGGCCGAGCAACTCGCCCGGGATGTGCGCCAGTACTCGGGCTTTGAGGGCCGGGTCACGGTTCTGGGCCATATCCAGCGCGGGGGCAGCCCGACTGCCAAAGACCGGGTGCTGGCCAGTCGTTTAGGTGCCGCCTGCGTGGAGGCCCTCCTGAGTGGAGCCAGTGGGGTGGCCATTGGCGAGGTGAACGACGAAATTCGCCTCACCCCCTTCAAGGAAGCCATCGAGAAGCGCAAGGACATCAACCACAAGAAATATGAACTTGCCAGGGTACTGGCTTTGTGA